In a single window of the Litorilituus sediminis genome:
- the fba gene encoding class II fructose-bisphosphate aldolase (catalyzes the reversible aldol condensation of dihydroxyacetonephosphate and glyceraldehyde 3-phosphate in the Calvin cycle, glycolysis, and/or gluconeogenesis) translates to MALISMRQMLDHAAEFEYGIPAFNVNNLEQVRAIMLAASETDSPVIMQASAGARKYAGAPFLRHLILAAIEEFPHIPVVMHQDHGTSPSVCQRSIQLGFSSVMMDGSLMDDGKTPSSYEYNVDVTRRTVEMAHACGVSVEGELGCLGSLETGMAGEEDGVGAEGVLTKEQMLTDPEEAADFVNKTQVDALAIACGTSHGAYKFTRPPTGDILAIDRIKAIHQRIPNTHLVMHGSSSVPQDWLAVINEYGGEIPETYGVPVEQIQQGIKHGVRKVNIDTDLRLAATGAIRRFLAQNPSEFDPRKFLQVSTTAMYEICKARYEAFNTVGNASKIKPISLDTMFERYQSGELNALIK, encoded by the coding sequence ATGGCTTTAATATCAATGCGTCAAATGTTAGATCATGCAGCAGAATTTGAATACGGCATTCCAGCATTTAATGTAAATAATTTAGAGCAAGTAAGAGCAATCATGCTTGCAGCAAGCGAGACTGATAGCCCAGTTATTATGCAAGCTTCAGCAGGTGCAAGAAAATATGCAGGTGCACCATTCTTACGTCATTTAATTTTAGCTGCCATTGAAGAATTCCCACATATTCCTGTGGTAATGCACCAAGATCACGGTACATCACCAAGTGTTTGTCAGCGTTCGATTCAATTAGGTTTTTCATCTGTAATGATGGACGGCTCACTGATGGATGATGGCAAAACCCCAAGCTCGTACGAATATAACGTTGATGTTACTCGCCGCACGGTTGAAATGGCTCACGCATGTGGCGTATCAGTTGAAGGTGAATTAGGTTGCCTTGGTTCATTAGAAACTGGCATGGCTGGTGAAGAAGACGGTGTTGGCGCTGAAGGTGTTTTAACTAAAGAGCAAATGCTAACAGATCCAGAAGAAGCAGCTGATTTTGTTAATAAAACTCAAGTTGATGCCTTAGCTATCGCCTGTGGTACATCACACGGTGCCTATAAGTTTACTCGCCCACCAACAGGCGATATTCTTGCTATTGATAGAATAAAAGCTATTCACCAACGCATTCCTAACACTCACCTGGTTATGCACGGCTCTTCATCTGTACCACAAGATTGGTTAGCTGTTATTAATGAATATGGCGGTGAAATCCCTGAAACTTACGGCGTACCTGTTGAGCAAATTCAACAAGGCATTAAGCACGGTGTGCGCAAAGTAAATATTGATACGGATTTACGCCTTGCCGCTACCGGCGCAATCCGTCGCTTCTTGGCTCAAAACCCGAGTGAATTTGACCCAAGAAAATTCCTACAAGTTTCAACTACCGCTATGTATGAAATTTGTAAAGCAAGATACGAAGCATTTAACACGGTTGGTAATGCTAGCAAAATCAAACCTATAAGCTTAGATACAATGTTTGAACGCTACCAAAGTGGCGAATTAAATGCGTTAATCAAGTAA
- a CDS encoding phosphoglycerate kinase, which translates to MSIIKMTDLALNNQRVLIREDLNVPVQDGKITSDARLKAALPTLKLALEAGAKVMVMSHLGRPTEGEANDEFSLQPVADYLAAALNFPVRLVKDYLNGVEVGAGELVIFENIRFNVGEKKNNDELAQKLASLCDIFVMDAFGTAHRAQASTHGVAKFAPTACAGPLLVGELEALGKALDNPARPLVAIVGGSKVSTKLTVLDSLAGIVDQLVVGGGIANTFIASAGHNVGKSLYEADLVAEATRLTKQAQENNGDIPVPTDVVVAGEFSPTAKATLKPVSEVSADDMIFDIGPDSAKALADIIENAGTIVWNGPVGVFEFDQFGEGTKVIAQAIANSSAFSIAGGGDTLAAVDKYDIADKVSYISTGGGAFLEFLEGKKLPAVAILEERAADAK; encoded by the coding sequence ATGTCAATTATCAAAATGACCGACTTAGCACTAAATAACCAACGCGTGCTTATCAGAGAAGATTTAAATGTCCCTGTACAAGATGGCAAAATCACGTCAGATGCTCGCTTAAAAGCTGCACTACCTACACTAAAATTAGCACTTGAAGCAGGTGCTAAAGTGATGGTGATGTCACACCTTGGCCGTCCAACAGAAGGCGAAGCAAATGATGAGTTTTCATTACAGCCAGTAGCTGATTACTTAGCTGCCGCATTAAACTTCCCTGTACGTTTAGTTAAAGATTACTTAAATGGCGTTGAAGTTGGCGCAGGTGAGTTGGTTATTTTCGAAAACATTCGTTTTAATGTTGGCGAAAAGAAAAACAATGATGAATTGGCACAAAAATTAGCCAGCTTATGTGATATTTTCGTTATGGATGCTTTTGGTACGGCTCACAGAGCGCAAGCAAGTACTCACGGCGTGGCAAAATTTGCACCAACAGCTTGTGCTGGTCCTTTACTTGTTGGCGAATTAGAAGCCTTAGGTAAAGCATTAGACAATCCAGCTCGTCCACTGGTTGCTATTGTTGGTGGCTCAAAAGTGTCAACTAAACTAACCGTATTAGATTCATTAGCTGGCATTGTTGATCAACTGGTTGTTGGCGGTGGTATTGCTAATACTTTTATCGCCTCAGCAGGTCATAATGTCGGTAAATCACTTTATGAAGCTGACTTAGTTGCAGAAGCGACAAGACTAACTAAACAAGCACAAGAGAATAACGGTGATATTCCCGTACCTACTGATGTGGTAGTAGCTGGTGAGTTTTCACCAACAGCAAAAGCAACATTAAAACCTGTAAGTGAAGTATCTGCTGACGATATGATTTTTGATATTGGTCCAGACTCAGCGAAAGCACTTGCTGATATCATTGAAAATGCGGGAACCATTGTTTGGAACGGCCCTGTTGGTGTATTTGAGTTTGATCAATTTGGTGAAGGGACCAAGGTCATCGCACAAGCAATTGCCAACAGCTCAGCATTTTCAATTGCCGGTGGTGGCGATACGTTAGCTGCTGTAGATAAGTATGATATTGCCGATAAAGTGTCTTATATCTCTACCGGCGGCGGTGCTTTCTTAGAGTTTTTAGAAGGCAAGAAGCTTCCTGCTGTGGCAATTCTTGAAGAAAGAGCGGCAGACGCTAAATAA
- a CDS encoding PilZ domain-containing protein, whose product MENRRQFTRILFSIKAELEIEEVCYPVSIHDISLNGALVTAVNSESSLKGKLGTLNFHLSDGLSEVTMHIAVVHEHDDETGLQCNAIDIDSVTHLRRLVELNLGDSDQLNKELSQLSRLN is encoded by the coding sequence ATGGAAAATAGACGACAATTTACCCGCATATTATTTTCAATCAAAGCTGAACTCGAAATAGAAGAGGTTTGCTACCCGGTATCTATACATGATATTTCCTTAAATGGCGCACTAGTTACCGCGGTAAATAGTGAATCATCACTAAAAGGAAAGCTAGGTACGCTAAACTTTCACCTTTCTGACGGCTTATCAGAAGTGACCATGCATATTGCCGTTGTGCACGAGCACGATGATGAAACTGGCTTGCAATGTAACGCCATTGATATTGATAGCGTTACCCACTTAAGACGATTAGTTGAACTCAACTTAGGTGATAGCGACCAACTCAATAAAGAGCTTAGCCAGCTTTCACGCTTAAACTGA
- the ettA gene encoding energy-dependent translational throttle protein EttA, whose translation MAQPLPDKFIMSMNRVSKVVPPKRTILKDISLSFFPGAKIGVLGLNGSGKSTLLRIMAGVDKDFEGEAKALAGTNIGYLPQEPELDESKTVREVVEEAVATVKNALTRLDEVYAAYAEEDADFDALAKEQGELEDIINAQDGHNIDNVLERAADALRLPPWEQPVKVLSGGERRRVALCRLLLQKPDMLLLDEPTNHLDAESVAWLERFLHDYSGTVVAITHDRYFLDNVAGWILELDRGHGIPWEGNYSSWLEQKDARLEQESKSESALQKTIKQELEWVRSNPKARQSKNKARMARFEELNSQEHQKRNETNELYIPPGPRLGDKVLDVTNLTKSFGDRVLIDNLSFSIPKGAIVGIIGANGAGKSTLFKMMSGAEQPDSGEVVLGETVKLASVDQFRDDMNDSNTVYQEISQGNDILQIGNFEIPSRAYVSRFNFKGTDQQKIIGELSGGERNRVHLAKLVQTGGNLLLLDEPTNDLDVETLRALEEALLEFPGCAMVISHDRWFLDRIATHIIDYRDEGQVNFFEGNFTDYEEWLKKTLGAAAIEPHRIKYKKIG comes from the coding sequence ATGGCACAGCCACTTCCGGATAAATTCATCATGTCGATGAACCGCGTGAGTAAAGTCGTTCCTCCAAAGCGCACTATTCTCAAAGATATTTCACTTTCATTCTTCCCTGGCGCCAAAATTGGCGTATTAGGTTTAAATGGCTCAGGTAAATCAACTTTACTTCGTATCATGGCAGGCGTAGACAAAGACTTCGAAGGTGAAGCTAAAGCACTTGCTGGTACAAACATAGGTTATTTACCACAAGAGCCAGAGCTAGATGAAAGTAAAACCGTTCGTGAAGTAGTAGAAGAAGCAGTAGCAACGGTGAAAAATGCATTAACACGCTTAGATGAAGTTTATGCAGCCTATGCAGAAGAAGATGCTGATTTTGACGCCTTAGCAAAAGAGCAAGGCGAATTAGAAGATATCATCAATGCACAAGATGGTCATAACATTGACAATGTTTTAGAGCGTGCTGCTGATGCACTTCGTCTTCCACCTTGGGAGCAACCTGTTAAAGTACTAAGTGGTGGTGAGCGTCGCCGCGTTGCCCTTTGTCGTTTATTGCTACAAAAGCCAGACATGTTATTACTAGACGAACCAACCAACCACTTAGATGCTGAATCTGTGGCTTGGTTAGAGCGTTTCTTACATGATTACTCAGGTACTGTTGTCGCTATTACCCACGATAGATACTTCCTTGATAATGTAGCGGGTTGGATTCTAGAGCTTGATAGAGGCCATGGTATTCCTTGGGAAGGTAATTACTCTTCTTGGCTTGAACAAAAAGATGCGCGTTTAGAGCAAGAAAGCAAAAGTGAAAGTGCGCTACAAAAAACCATCAAACAAGAGCTAGAGTGGGTACGCTCTAACCCTAAAGCACGTCAATCGAAAAACAAAGCTCGTATGGCACGTTTTGAAGAGCTAAATAGCCAAGAGCACCAAAAACGTAACGAAACTAACGAGCTGTACATTCCACCTGGGCCACGCTTAGGTGACAAAGTACTTGATGTGACTAATCTTACCAAGTCATTTGGCGATAGAGTATTAATCGACAACTTAAGCTTTAGCATTCCTAAAGGGGCTATTGTTGGTATTATCGGCGCAAATGGTGCAGGTAAATCAACCCTATTTAAAATGATGTCAGGTGCTGAGCAGCCAGACTCTGGTGAAGTAGTACTAGGCGAAACAGTTAAATTAGCCAGCGTTGATCAATTCCGCGATGATATGAATGATAGCAACACGGTTTATCAAGAAATCTCGCAAGGTAACGATATACTGCAAATTGGTAATTTTGAAATTCCTAGTAGAGCATATGTGAGCCGCTTTAACTTTAAAGGCACAGATCAACAAAAAATCATTGGTGAATTATCGGGTGGTGAAAGAAACCGTGTCCATTTAGCAAAACTTGTGCAAACTGGCGGTAACTTATTATTGCTGGATGAGCCAACCAATGACTTAGATGTTGAAACACTACGTGCCCTTGAAGAAGCACTGTTAGAGTTCCCAGGCTGTGCTATGGTGATTTCGCATGACCGTTGGTTCTTAGATAGAATTGCAACTCATATCATTGATTATAGAGACGAAGGCCAAGTGAACTTCTTTGAAGGTAACTTCACAGACTATGAAGAATGGCTAAAGAAAACCTTAGGTGCAGCGGCTATTGAGCCACATCGCATCAAATATAAAAAGATAGGTTAA
- a CDS encoding CHASE domain-containing protein — protein sequence MPLGLQRFFFASSLYFTVCVSALMVMSPFSLINYVGPAAAVASGLIIIWGAPALFAVIVTTPIFVAFLNKYLLIDVHIAATLIATLAIILQSFWAKQLVHKYVFYRKWLRSRRWLLQFFLRVGPLASLVSAVSALVISVIDNQVMLGSFFYTFMSAWSSSMLVSVFFIPLVLLAQEQELSQLSVSKRFFIVSASVLAGLAVLLLLKTSQDEQQYQRLNRFLQEKQDIERVIKQEVHDVIRQLNSLSALFNASEKVTRAEFEVFSEDILGENTSIRALEWAPIITDEQRTAFELNATKELAFNYVIRERAKGNKLYFAQKREVYAPLYYIYPKENNLEVLGLDVYSNPKQALSMSQVALSEHIVASAPIALAQENFNAPGVLFTKAVYKKNNGEEKNNQFKEAQQLVGFVVAVVQFDKFLNRLVAGSDISVNFQIEDITDPSPHIIYGKSVSRLNRHVDTLTLPIYSRLWQITLAEQQPWFVQDKSWQVWVMLIGGTLGALTLQLLLLMMAAYSIELTQQVNNKTRAVILAKEKSERESLAKTHFLRTLNDEFRVPLQAIRVFIEQFKQKGINNKQVVGINHASNNISQLLDTMMDISEIESGKTIVKEEAFDFYGFLNRVELMLKANNIAQGKSIFLLIDKEVPHFIDSDELRIQKLLIAFTEGAQALFNTDSLRLSVKVHTHLHNRATLFFIYSHQDESTSHESDDAVKALVDEDLASFSTAMTMVKEMSNLMQGSVRLGTLTSGGGMLSTSIKVTVTSQEKQDQHQAQYFDEFTHLD from the coding sequence ATGCCGTTAGGATTACAGCGCTTCTTTTTTGCTTCATCTCTTTATTTTACCGTTTGTGTTAGCGCTCTTATGGTCATGAGTCCGTTTTCATTAATTAATTATGTTGGTCCTGCAGCAGCCGTAGCCAGTGGTTTAATTATTATTTGGGGAGCGCCTGCCTTATTCGCTGTTATTGTCACGACACCTATATTTGTTGCTTTTTTAAATAAGTATTTGCTAATTGATGTGCATATTGCCGCCACGTTGATTGCAACATTGGCAATTATTTTACAAAGCTTTTGGGCAAAACAGTTGGTTCATAAGTATGTGTTTTATCGAAAATGGTTAAGATCTCGTCGCTGGCTATTACAGTTCTTTTTACGAGTAGGGCCTTTAGCCAGTTTAGTTTCTGCTGTATCTGCGTTAGTTATTTCTGTTATTGATAATCAAGTCATGCTTGGCTCATTTTTTTACACCTTTATGAGCGCTTGGTCGAGCAGTATGTTGGTGTCGGTTTTCTTTATTCCGCTTGTTTTACTAGCACAAGAGCAAGAATTGTCTCAGCTAAGTGTCAGTAAACGCTTTTTTATTGTTAGTGCTTCAGTTTTAGCTGGTTTAGCAGTACTACTATTATTAAAAACTTCACAAGATGAGCAACAATATCAAAGGTTAAACCGCTTTTTACAAGAAAAACAAGATATTGAAAGAGTGATTAAACAAGAAGTTCATGATGTTATTCGACAACTAAATAGCTTATCAGCGTTATTTAATGCCAGTGAAAAGGTAACAAGGGCTGAGTTTGAGGTGTTTAGTGAAGATATTTTAGGGGAAAACACCAGCATTCGCGCACTGGAATGGGCACCCATAATTACAGATGAACAACGTACTGCGTTTGAGCTTAACGCCACTAAGGAGTTGGCATTTAATTACGTTATTCGAGAGCGTGCTAAAGGAAATAAGTTATATTTCGCGCAAAAACGTGAGGTTTATGCGCCTTTATATTACATCTACCCGAAGGAGAATAATCTTGAAGTATTGGGGTTAGATGTTTATAGCAACCCTAAACAGGCACTATCTATGTCCCAAGTCGCGTTGAGCGAACATATAGTTGCTAGTGCGCCAATTGCGCTTGCGCAAGAAAATTTTAATGCTCCAGGCGTATTGTTTACTAAGGCTGTTTATAAAAAAAATAACGGTGAGGAAAAGAATAACCAATTTAAAGAGGCTCAACAGTTAGTTGGCTTTGTTGTCGCCGTGGTGCAATTTGATAAATTTTTAAATCGCTTAGTTGCAGGCAGTGATATTAGTGTCAATTTCCAGATAGAAGATATTACCGACCCTAGCCCTCATATTATCTATGGCAAATCTGTTTCGCGGCTGAACCGTCATGTCGATACTCTAACCTTACCCATTTATTCTCGCTTATGGCAAATTACCTTAGCTGAACAACAACCCTGGTTTGTTCAAGATAAAAGCTGGCAAGTTTGGGTGATGCTAATCGGTGGCACACTGGGGGCTTTAACGTTACAACTCTTGTTACTTATGATGGCAGCTTATTCGATTGAGCTAACTCAGCAGGTAAATAATAAAACGCGAGCGGTTATTTTAGCCAAAGAAAAGTCAGAGCGAGAAAGTTTAGCTAAAACACATTTTTTACGTACTTTAAATGATGAATTTAGAGTGCCACTGCAAGCGATACGAGTGTTTATAGAACAGTTCAAGCAAAAAGGTATTAACAATAAGCAAGTGGTTGGTATTAATCATGCGAGTAATAATATTAGTCAGTTACTCGATACCATGATGGATATTTCAGAAATTGAGTCTGGTAAAACTATAGTAAAAGAAGAGGCGTTTGATTTTTACGGTTTTTTAAATCGAGTAGAGTTAATGTTAAAGGCTAATAACATAGCCCAAGGAAAATCAATATTTTTGTTAATTGACAAAGAAGTGCCTCACTTTATTGATAGTGATGAATTGCGTATTCAAAAGTTATTAATAGCCTTTACAGAAGGTGCTCAAGCCTTGTTTAATACTGACAGTTTACGTTTATCGGTGAAAGTGCATACTCATCTACACAACAGGGCGACTTTATTTTTTATCTATTCTCACCAAGATGAAAGTACATCTCATGAGAGTGATGACGCTGTTAAAGCCTTAGTTGATGAAGATCTTGCTTCGTTTAGTACTGCTATGACCATGGTTAAAGAAATGAGTAATTTGATGCAGGGTAGTGTGCGTTTAGGCACTTTAACCTCTGGCGGTGGTATGTTAAGTACGTCAATAAAGGTCACAGTAACCTCACAAGAGAAACAAGATCAACATCAGGCGCAGTATTTTGATGAGTTTACTCACCTAGATTGA
- the epd gene encoding erythrose-4-phosphate dehydrogenase, translating to MTIRIAINGFGRIGRSLVRALYESGKTDNLTVVAINELAPTEGIAHLLKYDTTHGRFPFPVSYDNDTLIIHDSHGNSNNISVSHVESLAELPWQQHDVDIVIDCTGKFGSYQDGLTHLKQGAKKVIFSHPGGQDLDATIIFGVNHNSLSSEHKVISNGSCTTNCIVPVIKVIDDAFGVESGTITTIHSSMHDQQVIDAYHPDLRRSRAASQSIIPVDTKLATGIERILPQFKGRFEAIAVRVPTVNVTAMDLSVTVNTDVSIDDINRAFKVAQTTGLTGILAYTEEPLVSADFNHDPHSCIVDGSQTRVSHKRLVKMLVWCDNEWGFANRLLDTAQAITY from the coding sequence ATGACAATAAGAATCGCCATCAATGGCTTTGGTCGTATAGGTCGTAGCTTAGTTAGGGCCCTTTATGAAAGTGGCAAAACAGACAATTTAACCGTAGTTGCTATTAATGAGCTGGCACCAACCGAAGGTATAGCCCATTTATTAAAATACGATACCACACATGGCCGTTTTCCATTTCCGGTTAGTTATGATAACGACACATTAATCATTCATGACTCACATGGTAACAGCAATAATATTTCGGTAAGTCATGTTGAAAGCTTAGCTGAGCTGCCGTGGCAGCAACACGATGTTGATATAGTCATAGACTGCACCGGGAAATTTGGTAGCTATCAAGATGGCCTAACCCACCTTAAACAAGGGGCGAAGAAAGTCATATTTTCTCACCCAGGCGGGCAAGACTTAGACGCCACCATTATTTTCGGTGTAAACCATAACAGCCTATCCTCAGAGCATAAGGTCATTTCTAATGGCTCATGTACCACCAATTGTATCGTCCCTGTTATTAAAGTCATTGATGATGCCTTTGGCGTAGAAAGTGGCACAATTACCACCATTCACTCATCGATGCATGATCAGCAAGTGATTGATGCCTACCACCCTGATTTAAGGCGTTCACGTGCCGCAAGCCAATCTATTATTCCGGTAGATACCAAATTAGCCACAGGGATTGAGCGTATTCTGCCGCAATTTAAAGGACGCTTTGAGGCCATTGCCGTACGTGTGCCTACGGTCAATGTCACCGCGATGGATTTAAGCGTAACCGTCAATACTGATGTCTCTATTGACGATATAAACCGTGCCTTTAAGGTAGCTCAAACAACAGGATTAACTGGCATACTCGCCTATACTGAAGAGCCGTTAGTATCGGCTGACTTTAATCACGATCCTCACTCTTGTATTGTCGATGGTAGCCAAACGCGCGTTAGTCATAAGCGCTTAGTCAAAATGCTGGTCTGGTGTGATAACGAATGGGGCTTTGCCAATAGATTACTAGATACTGCACAAGCAATAACTTACTAA
- the tkt gene encoding transketolase: protein MSSRQELANAIRVLSMDAVQKAKSGHPGAPMGMADIAEVLWRDFLKHSPTDPSWVDRDRFILSNGHGSMLIYSLLHLSGYDVSMDDLKSFRQLHSKTPGHPEYGYTPGVETTTGPLGAGISNAVGMAIAEKTLAAQFNRPEHDIVDHFTYCFLGDGCLMEGISHEACSLAGTLGLGKLIAFWDDNGISIDGEVEGWFTDNTPERFKSYGWHVIEIDGHDSNAIADAISQAKAVTDKPSMICCKTIIGFGSPNKEGTHNCHGAPLGDEEIAATREKLGWSHPPFEVPESVYAQWDQKEKGQASQTSWNEKFAAYQAAYPELASEYERRVIKGELPQDFEDKANEFIKQCHESGENIASRKASQNAIEAFGKVLPEMLGGSADLAGSNLTLWSGSKGIETDPAGNYIFYGVREFGMSGIMNGISLHGGFINYGATFMMFMEYARNAVRMSALMGIQNIFVYTHDSIGQGEDGPTHQPIEQLTNLRTTPNLTTWRPCDATESAVAWKAAVQNQKAPTALVFSRQGLPAISRSESQLADIEKGAYVIQDCDGNADVILIATGSEVKLALDSAAVLTEQGQKVRVVSMPSTNVFDAQSKEYKESILPSAVTKRVAIEAAHVDFWAKYVGLNGAVVGMTTFGESAPGNALFEHFGFTIDNVVNTVNNL from the coding sequence ATGTCATCGCGTCAAGAACTGGCAAATGCCATTCGTGTTTTAAGTATGGATGCTGTACAAAAAGCAAAATCAGGACACCCTGGAGCCCCTATGGGTATGGCGGATATCGCCGAAGTTTTATGGCGTGACTTTTTAAAGCACAGCCCTACAGATCCAAGTTGGGTAGATCGCGATAGGTTCATTTTATCTAACGGTCACGGCTCTATGCTTATTTATTCATTATTGCATTTGTCAGGATATGACGTATCAATGGATGACTTAAAAAGCTTCCGCCAGCTCCATTCAAAAACACCAGGTCACCCTGAATATGGTTATACGCCTGGCGTAGAAACAACCACAGGCCCTCTTGGCGCTGGTATTTCAAATGCGGTAGGTATGGCAATTGCTGAGAAAACCTTAGCGGCACAATTTAACCGCCCAGAACACGATATTGTTGATCACTTTACCTATTGTTTCTTAGGTGACGGCTGTTTAATGGAAGGTATTTCTCATGAAGCATGTTCACTTGCTGGTACATTAGGCTTAGGCAAGCTTATCGCTTTTTGGGATGACAATGGTATCTCTATTGATGGTGAAGTTGAAGGCTGGTTCACCGACAACACGCCTGAGCGCTTCAAGTCTTACGGCTGGCATGTCATTGAAATTGATGGTCATGACTCTAACGCCATTGCTGACGCTATTAGTCAAGCTAAAGCAGTAACAGACAAGCCAAGCATGATTTGTTGTAAAACCATTATTGGTTTTGGTTCGCCAAACAAAGAAGGCACACACAACTGTCACGGTGCGCCGCTAGGTGATGAAGAAATTGCAGCAACTCGCGAAAAATTAGGTTGGTCACACCCTCCTTTTGAAGTACCTGAAAGTGTTTATGCACAATGGGATCAAAAAGAAAAAGGCCAAGCAAGCCAAACAAGCTGGAATGAAAAGTTTGCCGCTTATCAAGCTGCTTACCCTGAACTTGCCAGTGAATATGAACGTCGTGTTATTAAAGGTGAATTACCACAAGACTTTGAAGACAAAGCCAATGAATTCATCAAGCAATGTCATGAAAGTGGTGAGAACATTGCTTCACGTAAAGCCTCACAAAATGCTATCGAAGCCTTTGGTAAAGTTTTACCAGAAATGCTTGGCGGCTCAGCTGATTTAGCGGGTTCAAACTTAACCTTATGGTCTGGCTCAAAAGGCATTGAAACTGATCCTGCTGGTAACTACATTTTCTACGGTGTACGTGAATTTGGTATGAGCGGTATCATGAATGGTATCTCACTACACGGTGGTTTTATCAATTACGGCGCAACATTCATGATGTTTATGGAATATGCACGTAACGCTGTTCGTATGTCAGCACTTATGGGCATTCAAAACATTTTTGTTTATACCCATGACTCAATTGGCCAAGGTGAAGATGGTCCAACTCACCAACCAATAGAGCAATTAACTAACTTACGTACCACGCCGAACCTGACAACATGGCGTCCATGTGATGCGACAGAATCTGCTGTTGCATGGAAAGCTGCGGTACAAAATCAAAAAGCACCAACGGCTTTAGTATTTAGTCGTCAAGGTTTGCCAGCAATTTCTCGTAGCGAGAGCCAATTAGCTGACATTGAAAAAGGCGCTTATGTAATTCAAGATTGCGATGGTAATGCTGATGTTATTTTGATTGCTACCGGCTCTGAAGTAAAACTAGCGTTAGACTCAGCAGCGGTATTGACTGAGCAAGGTCAAAAAGTACGCGTAGTTTCTATGCCGTCAACTAATGTATTTGATGCGCAATCAAAAGAATATAAAGAGTCTATCTTACCGTCTGCAGTTACTAAGCGTGTTGCTATTGAAGCAGCTCACGTTGACTTCTGGGCCAAGTATGTCGGTTTAAATGGCGCGGTTGTGGGAATGACCACCTTTGGTGAGTCAGCACCTGGTAACGCCTTATTTGAGCACTTTGGCTTTACAATAGACAATGTAGTCAATACAGTAAACAACCTTTAA
- a CDS encoding DUF481 domain-containing protein — MYQLIFLLLLLITSSPLYSRAYPDYKVEKYHARHSSELASTEDILASIEQANTVSTTDKPIFTASAQLGFLFQTGNTKSADIKAGLDFRYEKNLWRSLVIFDGLLKKTELTDDQGQTSFDTTDNKWSVVTQTNYIVDTKNKNYLYGNLFYEENRFSSFDSQASLSTGWGRRWYEDSKASLDADIGPGFKRDVTKPTQASDDAPFLSETKDSIILQAQALYIRKINEHIEFKQLFVAKHAIESGENSLYKAETSVTSKLIDSLQLKLSFVIDYNSKVEQDKANTDTQTAAVLVYSF; from the coding sequence ATGTATCAACTTATTTTTCTATTACTGTTACTTATCACTTCTAGCCCTTTATACAGCCGGGCATACCCTGATTATAAAGTTGAAAAATATCATGCTAGGCACAGCAGTGAATTAGCAAGTACCGAAGATATTTTAGCCAGTATAGAGCAGGCAAACACTGTATCGACAACAGACAAGCCCATTTTTACCGCTTCTGCCCAGCTTGGTTTTTTATTTCAAACAGGTAATACCAAAAGCGCAGACATCAAAGCTGGCTTAGATTTTCGTTACGAAAAAAACCTTTGGCGTAGTTTAGTCATTTTCGATGGTCTTTTAAAAAAGACAGAGCTTACCGATGACCAAGGTCAAACAAGTTTTGATACAACGGACAATAAATGGAGTGTGGTAACACAAACCAATTACATCGTAGATACCAAGAATAAAAACTACCTTTATGGCAATTTATTCTATGAAGAAAACCGTTTCTCTAGTTTTGACTCTCAAGCATCTTTATCAACTGGCTGGGGCCGCCGCTGGTATGAAGATAGCAAAGCAAGTTTAGATGCCGATATTGGCCCTGGTTTTAAACGAGATGTGACTAAACCAACTCAAGCAAGTGACGATGCGCCTTTTTTAAGTGAAACCAAGGACTCTATCATTTTACAAGCACAGGCACTTTATATTCGAAAAATAAATGAACACATTGAATTTAAACAGCTTTTTGTCGCTAAACATGCTATAGAATCCGGTGAAAATAGCTTATATAAAGCCGAAACATCCGTCACCAGTAAGCTTATTGATTCACTTCAGCTAAAACTCAGCTTCGTGATTGATTACAATTCAAAAGTTGAGCAGGATAAAGCAAATACCGACACACAAACTGCTGCGGTATTGGTATATAGTTTTTAA